Proteins from one Pagrus major chromosome 1, Pma_NU_1.0 genomic window:
- the cbx8b gene encoding chromobox protein homolog 8b, translating into MELSAVGERVFAAESIIKRRIRKGRIEYLVKWKGWSPKYSTWEPEENILDSRLFAAFEQRERERELYGPKKRGPKPKTFLLKAQAKVKAKSYEFRSEAVRGMHITYPTPEPIVTPRAREGLRAVVPTIFPPSTVNRGESVRVRPSELCTRELQQTSLQQTGPEGLIHLPKKRGPKPKPRFKDSSCGPAVSEPHKRRAEEQVSHIPHKLAKLQGGEEMRLVKVSHRHPDYHGHKHHHHHHHHHHHTHNRGISGGSSYKQFYSERSLHPHRTDTDTHRTKDSSSYLAPPHFKHQSKMSQSLSRPTELAQMEKPYFLDRPSPTRLDVDLDEVTWRPSLGNVEKVLVTDVTTNFLTVTIKESSTSKGFFKGKR; encoded by the exons ATGGAGCTGTCTGCCGTCGGGGAGAGGGTGTTCGCCGCCGAGTCTATCATCAAACGGAGGATAAGGAAG GGTCGGATTGAATACCTTGTGAAATGGAAGGGCTGGTCTCCCAA ATACAGCACTTGGGAGCCAGAGGAAAATATTTTGGACTCGCGCCTGTTTGCCGCTTTTGAGCAGAG GGAGCGTGAGCGGGAGCTCTATGGGCCTAAAAAGAGGGGACCGAAACCCAAGACATTTCTGCTTAAG GCTCAGGCTAAAGTCAAAGCCAAGTCCTATGAATTCAGGAGCGAGGCAGTCCGAGGGATGCACATCACTTACCCAACCCCAGAGCCCATTGTCACCCCCAGGGCCAGAGAGGGCCTGAGAGCCGTTGTTCCCACCATCTTCCCACCCAGTACTGTCAACCGCGGAGAAAGCGTCCGTGTCCGACCGTCAGAACTGTGCACACGTGAGCTCCAGCAGACTTCCCTTCAGCAAACCGGTCCAGAAGGACTCATCCATCTACCCAAAAAAAGAGGCCCGAAGCCGAAGCCCCGCTTCAAGGACAGCAGCTGTGGCCCTGCGGTCTCTGAGCCCCacaagaggagagcagaggagcaggtgagCCACATCCCTCACAAACTGGCTAAGCTCCAGGGGGGTGAGGAGATGAGGCTGGTCAAAGTATCCCACAGACATCCAGACTATCACGGTCAtaaacaccaccaccatcaccaccaccaccatcaccacacacacaaccggGGAATCTCCGGTGGAAGCTCCTACAAGCAGTTCTACTCAGAGCGCAGCCTGCACCCACACAGAACAGACACGGACACTCACAGGACTAAGGACAGCTCCAGCTACTTGGCACCTCCACACTTCAAGCACCAGTCCAAAATGAGCCAGAGCCTGAGTCGCCCCACTGAGCTGGCACAGATGGAAAAGCCTTACTTCTTGGACAGGCCGTCCCCTACCAGGCTCGACGTCGACTTGGATGAAGTGACGTGGAGGCCCTCCCTCGGCAACGTGGAGAAGGTCCTGGTGACGGACGTGACCACCAACTTCCTGACCGTCACCATCAAGGAGAGCAGCACTTCTAAAGGCTTCTTCAAAGGCAAAAGAtga